A window of Komagataella phaffii GS115 chromosome 1, complete sequence contains these coding sequences:
- a CDS encoding COMPASS component SWD1, producing MNLSLLDPFAVAKEYPEVLFSKLEFGHSTLIKSSYNSDYLASGTIDGDIVIIDLDTHGIIKILRNHTRAINSLRWSNCGRYLLSTSRDWKVNLWDLTANEPIRSLRFEGPIWQAEFSPKNQPFEIFISIFEDDCLFVNWEDKDDIRMSPISVEGSEESSNHYILTGVYHPSGNFLFVGTNKGLVNIISTIDGSTLFTEKITSSNVKNIILSQTGYRIAVNFSDRIIRQFKIPDLVNEEPENWVLEVEHKYQDVVNRLQWNSVSFNSNGEYLIASTFGSSHEIYIWETTMGSLVKILEGSKEELVDVDWNFKKCEIYAVGLDSGKIYMWGVIVPQKWSALAPDFVEIEENIEFMEREDEFDIIPENEMAQKNLELEEDIEVDLLTKDTIDARGFSIEKSFVIPLKLEHSQNLFE from the coding sequence ATGAACTTGTCATTGCTGGATCCCTTTGCAGTTGCGAAGGAGTACCCTGAGGTTTTATTTTCCAAGCTGGAATTTGGCCATTCGACTTTGATAAAGTCCTCCTACAATAGCGATTACTTGGCGTCAGGAACAATTGATGGAGACATTGTGATTATAGACTTGGACACACACGGAATCATTAAAATCCTTAGAAATCACACCAGGGCGATCAATTCGTTAAGGTGGTCTAATTGTGGAAGGTATTTACTATCTACTTCGAGAGATTGGAAGGTCAATTTATGGGATTTAACTGCCAATGAACCCATAAGAAGTCTCCGCTTCGAAGGGCCCATATGGCAGGCGGAATTCTCTCCGAAAAACCAGCCCTTTGAAATATTTatttcaatctttgaagacgATTGTTTATTTGTGAATTGGGAAGATAAAGATGATATCAGGATGAGCCCCATCAGCGTTGAGGGGTCTGAAGAGTCCTCAAATCACTACATATTGACGGGTGTGTATCATCCCTCTGgaaactttctttttgtgGGAACAAACAAAGGTTTGGTGAACATCATCAGTACAATCGATGGATCTACCTTATTTACGGAAAAGATAACTTCTTCCAACGTAAAAAATATCATTTTGTCCCAAACAGGTTATAGAATAGCggtcaatttttcagatcGTATCATAAGGCAGTTCAAGATTCCAGATTTGGTCAATGAGGAGCCCGAAAATTGGGTTCTAGAAGTAGAACACAAGTATCAAGACGTGGTCAATCGCCTACAGTGGAACTCTGTAAGTTTCAACTCCAATGGAGAATATTTGATCGCATCCACGTTTGGATCTTCTCATGAAATTTACATTTGGGAAACCACGATGGGATCACTGGTAAAGATTCTTGAAGGGTCCAAAGAAGAGCTAGTAGATGTGGACTggaacttcaaaaagtgtGAAATCTACGCTGTGGGGTTGGATTCTGGAAAGATTTATATGTGGGGTGTGATTGTGCCTCAGAAATGGAGTGCTCTGGCCCCCGATTTTgttgagattgaagaaaatataGAGTTCATGGAGAGGGAAGACGAATTTGACATAATACCAGAGAATGAAATGGCCCAGAAAAActtggaacttgaagagGATATCGAAGTCGATCTTTTGACTAAAGACACAATAGACGCAAGAGGATTCTCCATAGAAAAAAGTTTTGTTATCCCTTTGAAGCTAGAACATTCACAAAATCTATTTGAGTGA
- a CDS encoding Aromatic aminotransferase I, expression is regulated by general control of amino acid biosynthesis: MAPAKDLTHFLSEESKRRQPSPLKTAFKYFGQPDLIFLGGGLPLSDYFPFNKITVESPAPPFENGIGYAPKEGEAITKTEVLKQKIEDFDVPLSRSLQYGHTGGQPEFLKFVKEHTELFHKPPYDDWDVLATVGNTQAWDAVLRTFCNEGDSILVEQYTFPSSMEAAKSQAVKFIPIPVDAEGILPEKLDEQLAKLEKSQLPKLLYTIPTGHNPTGSSLNKERKQAIYKLSQKYDFLIIEDEPYYFLQMETYTPDASKRDNAPKGKEEFVNALEPSFLSMDVDGRVLRLDSLSKVLAPGTRIGWIVGQPALLMKFFRLHEVSIQNPCGFSSSIVTGLLSRWGNDGYLNWLMGLRAEYTIKRDVAIDAIAASFPKEIIEYVPPVAGMFFTVFIDAARHPKFSTEFDSDPLKVENAIFESSMKKGALMIPGSWFEIAHSFPEKALSNEVDSKIFFRGTYAAVPLDQLKLGLERFGSALKEEFGL, from the coding sequence ATGGCACCAGCTAAGGATCTCACTCATTTTTTGTCAGAAGAGTCGAAAAGAAGACAGCCCTCTCCACTTAAGACCGCCTTCAAGTACTTTGGCCAACCAGACCTCATTTTCCTGGGAGGAGGACTTCCTCTTTCGGATTATTTCCCTTTCAACAAGATTACCGTTGAGTCACCGGCTCCTCCGTTCGAGAATGGTATTGGATATGCACCCAAGGAAGGTGAAGCCATCACTAAGACTGAGGTCTTGAAGCAGAAAATTGAGGACTTCGACGTGCCATTGTCCAGATCTCTCCAATATGGTCACACTGGAGGCCAACCtgaatttttgaaatttgtcAAGGAACACACTGAACTGTTCCATAAGCCACCCTACGACGACTGGGACGTTTTGGCTACCGTTGGAAACACCCAAGCTTGGGATGCAGTTTTGAGAACTTTCTGCAACGAAGGCGACTCCATACTGGTTGAGCAGTACACATTcccttcttcaatggaagCCGCAAAGTCTCAGGCGGTCAAGTTTATTCCCATTCCTGTGGATGCCGAAGGTATTTTGCCTGAAAAATTGGACGAACAGCTAGCTAAATTGGAAAAATCCCAACTCCCTAAGTTGCTATACACCATCCCTACAGGGCACAATCCTACTGGATCTTCGTTGAACAAGGAGAGAAAACAGGCAATTTATAAGTTATCCCAAAAGTACGATTTCTTGAttattgaagatgaacctTACTATTTCTTACAAATGGAAACATACACACCTGATGCGTCAAAGAGGGACAACGCTCCAAAGGGGAAAGAGGAGTTCGTTAATGCTCTGGAGCCTTCATTTTTATCTATGGATGTTGATGGAAGAGTTCTCAGACTGGACTCTCTATCCAAGGTCTTAGCTCCTGGTACCAGAATCGGTTGGATCGTTGGTCAGCCAGCactgttgatgaagtttttCAGACTCCACGAGGTTTCCATTCAAAACCCATGTGGATTCTCCAGTTCCATCGTAACTGGTTTACTTTCTCGCTGGGGTAATGATGGCTATTTGAACTGGTTGATGGGTCTACGTGCTGAATACACCATCAAGAGAGATGTGGCCATTGATGCCATCGCAGCCAGTTTCCCTAAGGAAATTATCGAGTACGTTCCTCCTGTGGCTGGTATGTTCTTTACTGTGTTTATTGATGCTGCTAGACACCCTAAATTTTCCACTGAGTTTGACAGTGATCCACTCAAGGTTGAGAATGCTATTTTTGAGAGCTCTATGAAGAAAGGTGCTTTGATGATACCAGGATCATGGTTCGAAATAGCTCATTCATTCCCCGAGAAAGCGCTGTCAAATGAAGTCGACtccaagatcttcttcagagGAACCTATGCCGCTGTTCCATTGGACCAACTTAAACTGGGATTGGAAAGGTTTGGCTCTGCTCTCAAGGAAGAGTTTGGTTTGTAG
- a CDS encoding Vacuolar aminopeptidase Y, processed to mature form by Prb1p, translating into MKYLPLVATLASSALAAGINFAQLLDQKPLDIADNVKWELKPEVDSAALQSAVNELDLKIEASYLFKVAHGSVFEYGHPTRVIGSPGHWSTINHVLDTLHNFKHYYDVDVQPFEAFTGILKSFSLTINGVAPKSAEALDLTPPTPGGFPVTGPVVLVDNYGCQASDYPFNVTNGIALIQRGSCSFGQKSELAGLRGAKAALIYNNVPGSAKGTLGAPTPHQVPSLSLSQEDGEAVKRQLLTSGSVIATVAVDSYVKKFKTKNVIATTRYGNDSNIVMLGAHSDSVAAGPGINDDGSGTISLLNVAKYLTKFKVNNKVRFAWWAAEEEGLLGSDYYVSKLTPKEKSQIRLFMDYDMMASPNYAYQVYNATNSENPVGSEELKNLYIDWYVEQGLNYTLVPFDGRSDYDGFIKSGIPGGGIATGAEGLKTEEEAELFGGEAGVAYDPCYHSLCDDLANPDYVPWVVNTKLIAHSVATYAKSLDGFPLREEPSPFKMTAQSNFKYHGPKLVL; encoded by the coding sequence ATGAAATATTTGCCACTCGTTGCTACCCTGGCCTCTTCGGCCCTCGCTGCTGGCATCAACTTCGCCCAATTACTGGACCAGAAGCCACTGGACATTGCCGATAATGTTAAATGGGAATTGAAGCCTGAGGTCGACTCTGCTGCTCTTCAAAGTGCAGTCAATGAGCTAGACTTGAAAATCGAAGCCAGCTATTTGTTTAAAGTTGCACATGGTTCCGTCTTTGAATACGGACATCCTACCAGAGTCATCGGTTCTCCTGGTCACTGGTCCACAATCAACCATGTCCTCGACACATTACATAACTTCAAACACTACTACGACGTTGACGTTCAGCCATTTGAAGCCTTTACCGGTATCCTTAAGTCTTTCTCATTGACCATTAACGGAGTTGCACCAAAGTCTGCAGAAGCTTTAGATTTAACTCCTCCTACTCCTGGCGGTTTTCCAGTGACCGGTCCAGTCGTTTTAGTTGATAATTATGGTTGTCAAGCTTCTGACTATCCATTCAACGTGACTAACGGAATTGCCTTAATTCAAAGGGGTTCTTGTTCATTCGGTCAAAAATCAGAACTTGCTGGTCTCCGTGGAGCCAAAGCCGCTCTCATTTACAACAACGTGCCAGGTAGTGCTAAGGGAACCTTAGGTGCCCCAACTCCTCATCAGGTACCATCGTTGTCACTTTCTCAGGAAGATGGAGAGGCCGTCAAGCGTCAGCTTCTGACTTCTGGAAGCGTAATTGCAACTGTCGCTGTCGATTCCTACGTTAAGAAGTTCAAAACCAAGAATGTGATTGCTACCACTCGTTACGGTAATGATAGCAACATTGTGATGCTAGGTGCACATTCAGACTCTGTTGCTGCTGGACCAGGTATCAATGACGATGGTTCTGGTACCATCTCTCTTTTGAACGTGGCCAAATACCTAACTAAATTCAAAGTTAATAACAAGGTTCGTTTCGCTTGGTGGGcagctgaagaagaaggattACTTGGATCCGACTACTACGTTTCAAAGTTAACCCCCAAGGAGAAATCTCAGATTCGTTTGTTTATGGACTACGATATGATGGCTTCCCCTAACTACGCCTACCAGGTCTATAATGCCACTAACAGCGAGAACCCAGTTGGATCTGAGGAGCTTAAGAATTTATACATTGACTGGTACGTTGAACAGGGTCTGAACTACACTCTAGTTCCATTTGATGGCCGATCCGACTATGATGGATTCATCAAGAGCGGTATTCCCGGAGGTGGTATTGCTACCGGAGCAGAAGGTTTGAAGACCGAAGAGGAGGCTGAACTATTTGGTGGTGAAGCTGGAGTTGCATATGACCCATGTTACCACTCTCTTTGTGACGATTTGGCCAACCCTGACTATGTTCCATGGGTTGTCAATACTAAATTAATTGCCCACAGTGTCGCCACTTATGCAAAGAGCTTGGACGGATTCCCATTGCGTGAGGAGCCTAGCCCATTCAAGATGACTGCCCAGTCAAACTTCAAGTACCACGGTCCAAAACTTGTCCTTTAG
- a CDS encoding putative transporter SEO1 — translation MSSTSSKKNEVLEREKEVEVEQADESHSYFYRTVVVPFRRLKWGFLPVRREVPDEVEDEAWLLREAKLQDEVSPVEYRDEKNRKWWNFFDEYEYRVNKTYRKKHKWYKWFNETDTPEERRVILKIDVLLTLYSLMAYWVKYLDQTNINNAYIGGLKEGIGMVGNDLVNTQVMFTIGSIIFQIPFMYILYGVPLNYVLPSLDIAWSIVTVAIYRVENVPQLKALRFFIGVFEAPSYLAYQYLFGSWYTVDEISRRSMVYYLGQYLGLLTSGLLSGAIVDNLDGLNGLEAWKWIFIIDGVVSIAVGLIGFYMIPGTPENCYSIFLSDKDIQIARRRLKRNRTATIPQVNHKELFKSLFKLDLWKSILSSWHIYVLTLWNVFCWNNNNGTSGSYVLWIDSLRNSDGSRRFDPGQKQQMTALTPGLGLLWLFITCSYADLFHSRWQAILFSQVFNIAGNVILAVWHVPERAKWFAFCLQYFGWAMAPVLYSWMNDICRRDPQKRAIMLVVMNMLAQTSTAFISVLVWKTVEAPRFLKGFTFTACAAFSLIVWTFVVLYFYKRDEKRECANNGIILYNSETDREPIGLHQEDSSADFDKQD, via the coding sequence ATgtcttcaacttcttctaAGAAAAACGAGGTTCtagaaagagagaaagagGTAGAAGTGGAACAGGCTGATGAGTCTCACTCATATTTTTATCGTACGGTGGTAGTTCCATTCCGTCGTTTGAAGTGGGGTTTCTTGCCTGTCCGCAGGGAAGTTCCTGATGAAGTTGAGGATGAAGCTTGGCTGCTTCGTGAGGCTAAACTACAGGATGAAGTGTCTCCCGTGGAGTACAGAGACGAAAAGAATAGGAAATGGTGGAACTTCTTCGATGAGTACGAATACAGAGTCAACAAAACTTATagaaagaaacacaaaTGGTACAAATGGTTCAATGAGACAGATACACctgaagagagaagagtCATCCTGAAAATTGATGTTCTTCTGACTTTGTATTCTTTGATGGCCTATTGGGTTAAATACCTGGACCAGACGAATATCAATAACGCTTATATTGGTGGTCTGAAGGAAGGAATTGGAATGGTAGGTAATGATTTGGTTAATACTCAGGTTATGTTTACCATTGGTTCAATTATATTTCAGATTCCCTTCATGTACATTTTGTACGGTGTTCCTTTGAATTACGTGCTTCCCTCTTTGGATATTGCCTGGTCGATCGTCACCGTTGCAATTTACAGGGTTGAAAACGTTCCTCAGCTGAAAGCCCTCAGATTCTTTATTGGTGTCTTTGAGGCGCCTTCTTATTTGGCCTATCAATACTTGTTTGGTTCCTGGTACACTGTTGATGAGATCTCGAGAAGATCAATGGTGTATTACTTGGGTCAATACTTGGGCTTATTGACTTCCGGTTTGCTTTCAGGTGCGATTGTGGACAATTTGGATGGACTCAATGGACTGGAGGCTTGGAAATGGATCTTTATCATTGATGGTGTTGTTTCGATTGCTGTTGGATTGATTGGATTCTACATGATCCCCGGTACACCAGAAAACTGTTATTCCATTTTCCTTTCTGATAAAGACATCCAAATCGCAAGAAGGcgtttgaagagaaatcgTACTGCCACAATTCCACAAGTGAATCACAAAGAGTTGTTCAAGTcacttttcaaactggATCTGTGGAAATCAATTCTCTCCTCCTGGCACATATATGTATTGACTCTCTGGAACGTCTTTTGCTGGAATAATAATAACGGTACTTCAGGATCATACGTGTTGTGGATTGATTCTTTAAGGAACAGTGATGGAAGTCGTCGTTTTGATCCCGGACAGAAACAGCAGATGACTGCATTGACACCTGGTCTTGGTTTACTGTGGTTATTTATAACCTGCTCGTATGCTGATTTATTCCATTCCCGTTGGCAGGCAATATTGTTCTCCCAAGTGTTCAACATTGCTGGTAATGTTATTCTAGCAGTGTGGCATGTTCCCGAAAGAGCTAAGTGGTTTGCCTTTTGTTTGCAATACTTTGGATGGGCTATGGCACCAGTTCTTTATTCTTGGATGAACGATATCTGTCGAAGGGATCCACAAAAGAGGGCTATTATGTTGGTTGTGATGAACATGCTTGCTCAAACAAGTACTGCATTCATATCTGTGCTGGTTTGGAAGACAGTTGAAGCACCCAGGTTCCTCAAAGGTTTCACGTTTACTGCATGTGCAGCCTTCAGTCTTATCGTTTGGACTTTTGTTGTTCTGTATTTCTACAAGAGAGatgaaaagagagaatgTGCTAACAATGGAATTATACTTTATAACTCAGAAACCGATAGAGAACCCATTGGCCTACACCAAGAGGACAGCTCCGCCGATTTTGACAAACAGGACTAA
- a CDS encoding Core Sm protein Sm D3, with the protein MALSIPVKLLNEAQGHIISAELTSGESYRGKLVESEDSMNIQLKDVTLTAQDGKVSHMEQIFIRGSQIRFFSVPEILKNAPIFNANETKPQAPIRGPRRR; encoded by the coding sequence ATGGCACTTAGTATTCCAGTGAAACTTCTCAACGAAGCTCAAGGCCATATAATATCTGCTGAATTGACAAGTGGCGAGAGTTATAGAGGCAAACTGGTTGAATCTGAGGATTCCATGAATATACAACTCAAGGACGTTACATTAACAGCCCAGGACGGCAAAGTCAGTCATATGGAACAAATATTCATTAGAGGTTCTCAAATACGGTTTTTCTCTGTCCCAGAAATTCTCAAGAACGCCCCAATCTTCAATGCGAATGAAACAAAACCACAGGCTCCAATCAGAGGCCCCAGAAGGCGATGA